The following coding sequences are from one bacterium window:
- a CDS encoding MBL fold metallo-hydrolase has protein sequence MIRVSSLASGSKGNSLLIDGPEGALAVDAGLSARELVRRMEIVGVDPGRLRAILVTHDHSDHLRGVRVLAKRLGIPVYATRDTLAAAHLPPGIREIPITPGIPFDAAGFSVVPFPLPHDAADPVGYVVQGYGIRMGVATDLGSVNALVRERLTGCDMLLLEFNYEERMLLDGPYPWFLKQRIQGRLGHLSNDHSARFLSELIHTDLQHVILGHLSEVNNCPDRALAAAETVAGYGNGTRLTVGRQAEPTPIIVLEP, from the coding sequence TTGATTCGCGTATCCTCTCTGGCGAGCGGGAGCAAGGGCAACTCCCTGCTCATCGACGGTCCTGAAGGGGCTCTGGCTGTCGATGCGGGTTTGAGCGCCAGGGAACTCGTCCGGCGCATGGAGATCGTGGGTGTTGATCCGGGCCGTCTCAGGGCGATCCTGGTAACCCACGATCACTCGGACCATCTGCGTGGTGTCAGGGTACTGGCAAAACGCCTCGGGATACCTGTCTACGCTACCCGCGACACCCTGGCGGCGGCCCACCTTCCCCCCGGTATCAGAGAAATTCCCATCACTCCAGGTATCCCTTTTGACGCCGCCGGTTTTTCAGTGGTACCTTTTCCGCTACCCCATGACGCGGCCGACCCGGTCGGGTACGTGGTCCAGGGGTACGGGATCCGGATGGGAGTCGCAACGGACCTGGGCAGCGTGAACGCCCTTGTCCGGGAACGGCTCACCGGATGTGATATGCTCCTCCTCGAGTTCAACTACGAAGAGCGGATGTTGCTGGATGGGCCTTACCCGTGGTTCCTCAAACAGAGGATCCAGGGCCGTCTGGGGCACCTGTCCAACGACCATTCCGCGAGGTTTCTAAGCGAACTCATCCACACGGACCTGCAGCACGTTATCCTGGGCCACTTGAGCGAGGTGAATAACTGTCCCGATCGGGCGCTCGCGGCAGCCGAGACGGTAGCCGGTTACGGAAACGGGACCCGGCTTACCGTGGGCCGCCAGGCGGAACCGACGCCGATCATCGTTCTGGAACCATGA
- the dut gene encoding dUTP diphosphatase, with the protein MTSWDNSRKGPEILIKVLPHGRGLDLPAYATEMAVGMDLAAAVDQDMLLEPGQRGLVPAGFEMAVPPGYEAQVRPRSGLAVNNGIIVPNAPGTIDPDYRGEVKVILLNMGTEPFIIRRGMRVAQMVIVPAVHADVRTVDQLPPTGRGDGGFGSTGTS; encoded by the coding sequence GTGACCTCATGGGATAACAGCCGGAAAGGTCCCGAAATCCTCATCAAGGTCCTTCCTCACGGGCGGGGCCTCGATCTCCCGGCATACGCCACCGAAATGGCCGTGGGTATGGATCTTGCGGCCGCGGTCGATCAGGACATGCTCCTGGAACCGGGTCAGAGGGGTCTCGTTCCAGCCGGTTTCGAGATGGCGGTGCCTCCCGGGTACGAAGCCCAGGTGCGTCCCAGAAGCGGGTTGGCGGTCAACAACGGCATTATCGTTCCCAACGCGCCCGGGACCATCGATCCCGATTACAGGGGGGAAGTGAAGGTCATTCTTCTCAACATGGGAACGGAACCGTTCATCATCCGGCGCGGAATGAGGGTGGCCCAGATGGTGATCGTGCCGGCGGTGCACGCCGATGTCCGCACCGTCGATCAGCTTCCCCCGACCGGCCGGGGAGACGGCGGGTTCGGGAGTACAGGGACGTCCTAG
- the purL gene encoding phosphoribosylformylglycinamidine synthase subunit PurL — translation MAVRIEVGYRDGVRDPRGERIVREAGELAGLTLDSVRTVAVYTVDVGLTPEQLDEAASGPLSDPVIQEYSIGQPLAGDFDLLIEVGFKPGVTDNVGRSAGEAVSQILGRSLSAEEGVYTSFQYRIKGGLDDDAARRLASGVLANELIHRWQVVSSARFDRGAGLPAEVPRVNIVGGGRVCVADLSGDDEELMRISRKGLLALSLEEMKAIQAHYGDPGVRKVRQQVGLDPMPTDVELESLAQTWSEHCKHKIFNALIRYEDEEGNVETVDSLFATCIVGATARIREQKGADDICLSVFKDNAGVIRFNDRYNLVFKVETHNSPSALDPYGGALTGIVGVNRDPFGTGLGANLLFNTDVFCFASPFHSEPLPPRILHPRRIYEGVVEGVEHGGNKSGIPTVNGAVVFDERFLGKPLVYCGTAGIMPVTVTGRPSHKKKALPGDRVVMVGGRIGKDGIHGATFSSEELHEGSPVTAVQIGDPITQKRMTDFLLKARDEGLYNSITDNGAGGLSSSVGEMAEDTGGAMLELDLAPLKYPGLDPWEILISEAQERMTVAVPPENLDRFMELSQRMGVESTDLGEFTDTGYFHLKYEGRTVGYLSMEFLHDGVPQMVLDAKWIPPVRTEPVNEKKGEPGHLLLALLSRLNICSKESIVRRYDHEVQGGSVVKPFTGAADDGPSDAAVVRPILDSFEGIVVSNGIIPRYSDIDTYHMAANAVDEAMRNYVAVGGDPGWAAALDNFCWCDPVQSEKTPDGTYKLAQLVRANRGLYDAVTAYGIPLISGKDSMKNDYIMGDLKISIPPTLLVSVIGRIDDVRKAVTMDLKGPGNVIYILGGTADEMGGSEYYAHLGYVGNKVPRVSFDEAVRRYRSVHRAIEQGLLRSCHDCSDGGLAVALAEMAFSGETGLDIDLGSVPVRGDLTLEAILFSETASRLLVEVTPGNAPAFESIMEGTSFARIGVTTARDRLAINLGGRKIISMHLDTLKGAWQKPLKDL, via the coding sequence GTGGCTGTCAGGATCGAGGTAGGGTACAGGGACGGGGTCAGGGATCCCCGTGGGGAACGGATCGTCCGGGAGGCCGGGGAACTGGCCGGGCTGACTCTGGATTCGGTGCGGACCGTGGCGGTGTATACCGTGGATGTCGGCCTTACCCCGGAGCAGCTCGATGAGGCGGCTTCGGGACCGCTTTCCGATCCGGTGATCCAGGAGTATTCCATCGGGCAGCCCCTGGCCGGAGATTTTGACCTTCTCATCGAGGTGGGTTTTAAACCCGGTGTGACCGATAACGTCGGGCGAAGCGCCGGCGAAGCCGTATCCCAGATCCTGGGCCGTTCTCTTTCAGCGGAAGAAGGGGTCTACACATCGTTCCAGTACCGGATCAAGGGTGGCCTCGACGATGACGCGGCTCGCCGTCTTGCCTCCGGGGTGCTGGCCAACGAGCTGATCCACAGGTGGCAGGTCGTATCCTCTGCCCGGTTCGACCGCGGCGCCGGCCTGCCGGCCGAAGTGCCCAGGGTCAATATCGTCGGCGGGGGACGTGTCTGTGTAGCGGACCTGTCGGGCGACGATGAAGAACTCATGAGGATCAGCCGCAAAGGGCTGCTTGCCCTCTCCCTCGAGGAGATGAAGGCGATCCAGGCTCACTACGGCGACCCCGGGGTCCGCAAGGTCCGTCAGCAGGTCGGGCTGGATCCCATGCCCACTGACGTGGAGCTGGAGTCGCTCGCCCAGACCTGGTCGGAGCACTGCAAGCACAAGATCTTCAACGCCCTCATCAGGTACGAGGATGAGGAGGGGAACGTTGAGACGGTGGACTCCCTTTTCGCGACCTGTATCGTCGGGGCCACTGCCAGGATCAGGGAACAGAAGGGTGCGGACGACATATGCCTGTCGGTCTTCAAGGACAACGCGGGGGTCATCCGTTTCAACGACAGGTATAACCTGGTCTTCAAGGTGGAGACCCACAACTCGCCGTCGGCCCTCGATCCCTACGGCGGGGCTCTCACCGGCATCGTCGGAGTGAACAGGGACCCCTTCGGTACGGGCCTGGGAGCGAACCTGCTTTTCAATACCGACGTGTTCTGTTTCGCCTCTCCCTTTCACTCCGAGCCGCTCCCTCCACGCATCCTTCATCCCCGCAGGATTTACGAAGGGGTCGTGGAAGGCGTCGAGCATGGGGGCAACAAAAGCGGGATCCCCACGGTCAACGGCGCCGTGGTCTTCGACGAACGGTTCCTGGGCAAGCCCCTCGTCTACTGCGGTACGGCCGGTATCATGCCTGTGACCGTTACAGGCCGGCCCTCCCACAAAAAGAAGGCCCTTCCCGGAGACAGGGTCGTCATGGTGGGAGGGAGGATCGGCAAGGACGGTATCCACGGGGCGACCTTCTCGTCGGAGGAGCTCCACGAGGGCTCTCCGGTAACCGCTGTGCAGATCGGCGACCCGATCACACAGAAACGGATGACCGATTTTCTGCTCAAGGCCCGGGATGAGGGACTTTACAACAGCATCACCGACAACGGCGCCGGCGGCCTGTCGTCCTCGGTGGGGGAAATGGCCGAGGACACCGGCGGGGCCATGCTGGAGCTCGACCTGGCTCCCCTCAAATATCCCGGGCTCGACCCCTGGGAGATCCTCATTTCCGAGGCCCAGGAGCGAATGACCGTGGCGGTGCCACCCGAGAACCTCGACCGGTTCATGGAGCTTTCACAGAGGATGGGGGTCGAATCCACCGATCTTGGCGAGTTCACCGACACGGGCTACTTCCACCTGAAATACGAGGGCCGGACGGTGGGGTACCTGTCCATGGAGTTTCTCCACGACGGAGTGCCCCAGATGGTCCTGGACGCGAAATGGATTCCCCCTGTGAGGACTGAGCCGGTTAATGAAAAAAAGGGGGAACCCGGCCATTTACTGCTGGCGCTGTTAAGCCGCCTGAATATCTGTTCCAAGGAGTCCATCGTCAGGCGCTATGACCACGAGGTCCAGGGCGGCAGCGTCGTCAAGCCGTTCACCGGCGCGGCCGATGACGGGCCGTCCGACGCCGCGGTGGTTCGCCCGATCCTGGACTCCTTTGAGGGTATTGTCGTCTCCAACGGGATAATCCCGCGTTACAGCGACATCGATACCTACCACATGGCCGCCAATGCGGTGGACGAGGCGATGAGGAACTACGTGGCTGTGGGCGGTGATCCGGGATGGGCGGCGGCCCTGGATAATTTCTGCTGGTGCGATCCTGTCCAGTCGGAAAAAACGCCGGACGGAACCTACAAGCTTGCCCAGCTTGTCCGGGCCAACCGGGGTCTGTACGATGCGGTCACCGCCTACGGAATCCCCCTGATATCCGGCAAGGACAGTATGAAGAACGATTACATCATGGGCGATTTAAAGATCTCCATCCCCCCGACCCTCCTCGTGTCGGTCATCGGACGGATCGACGATGTACGGAAAGCGGTGACCATGGACCTCAAGGGGCCCGGGAACGTGATCTACATTCTCGGAGGAACTGCAGACGAGATGGGAGGGTCCGAGTACTACGCTCACCTGGGGTATGTGGGCAACAAGGTGCCAAGGGTGTCCTTCGACGAGGCGGTTCGGAGGTACAGGAGCGTTCACCGGGCCATCGAGCAGGGACTTTTGAGAAGCTGTCACGATTGCTCTGACGGGGGACTTGCGGTGGCCCTGGCGGAAATGGCTTTCTCGGGAGAGACGGGGCTCGACATCGACCTCGGTTCCGTCCCGGTCCGCGGAGATCTCACCCTTGAGGCGATCCTGTTCTCCGAAACGGCCAGCCGGCTCCTGGTTGAAGTCACCCCCGGGAACGCGCCGGCGTTCGAGTCGATCATGGAGGGAACCAGCTTCGCCAGGATCGGTGTGACGACTGCCAGGGACAGGCTCGCCATCAACCTTGGCGGACGAAAGATCATCTCCATGCACCTCGATACCCTCAAGGGAGCGTGGCAGAAACCGCTGAAAGATCTTTAG
- a CDS encoding pitrilysin family protein — translation MSARSGAGVVRENLPNGLTVLVEPLKEFSSVSVGVWVLIGSRDETEIQSGISHFIEHLVFKGTSRRTAKQIALEIDSLGGSLNAFTSKEFTCFYARVLGESLTQALDVLSDITLNSLFAGDDLVKEKDVILQEISMVEDTPDDLVHDLHCREFWAGQGIGWPVLGTRDSLLAIGSGNVLDFHRSHYRPEQMLITASGAVDSNDLIDRIGSIFGELEPGTSPVLRSAPRPTPGICVLEKPVEQIHFCVGYNGLPATHEKRYAMYLLNTLLGGGMSSRLFQKIREEQGLAYSVYSYHSTYQDAGLHTIYCGTSREGFSKALEIIREETENLAAERPPEEELTIARQQLKGNLLLGLESTGNRMNQLAKNEIYFGRQVSPEEIAEGIDSVTSEQVRQLASELFVEESTALTVIGPVSEEEVRDLMG, via the coding sequence ATGAGTGCCAGATCAGGCGCCGGCGTTGTCAGGGAAAACCTTCCCAACGGGCTCACTGTCCTCGTCGAGCCCCTGAAGGAGTTTTCCTCTGTCAGCGTAGGTGTCTGGGTCCTCATCGGTTCCAGAGACGAGACCGAGATCCAGTCCGGCATCAGCCATTTCATCGAACACCTTGTATTCAAGGGGACTTCCCGCAGGACCGCAAAGCAGATCGCCCTGGAGATCGATTCCCTGGGCGGTTCTCTCAACGCGTTCACGAGCAAGGAGTTCACCTGTTTTTACGCCAGGGTGCTGGGTGAAAGCCTGACGCAGGCCCTGGACGTCCTGTCGGACATCACCCTCAATTCCCTGTTCGCCGGCGACGACCTCGTTAAGGAAAAGGACGTGATCCTCCAGGAGATATCCATGGTGGAGGATACGCCCGATGACCTCGTGCACGACCTCCACTGCCGCGAGTTCTGGGCCGGCCAGGGCATCGGGTGGCCCGTCCTGGGTACCCGGGACTCCCTGCTGGCCATTGGAAGTGGAAACGTACTGGATTTTCACCGATCCCATTACCGTCCCGAACAGATGCTCATCACCGCCTCGGGGGCGGTGGATTCAAACGATCTGATCGATCGGATCGGGAGCATCTTCGGAGAACTCGAGCCCGGTACCTCCCCGGTACTCCGATCGGCCCCCCGGCCCACGCCGGGTATCTGTGTTCTCGAAAAGCCGGTGGAGCAGATCCATTTCTGCGTGGGCTACAACGGGCTGCCCGCTACCCATGAAAAGCGTTATGCCATGTACCTGCTCAACACCCTGCTGGGCGGTGGGATGAGTTCGAGGCTGTTCCAGAAGATACGCGAAGAACAAGGCCTGGCCTATTCCGTGTACAGCTACCACTCCACTTACCAGGATGCCGGGCTGCACACCATCTACTGCGGTACTTCCCGGGAGGGGTTCTCCAAAGCTCTGGAGATCATCCGCGAAGAGACGGAAAACCTCGCGGCTGAAAGGCCGCCCGAAGAAGAACTGACCATAGCCAGGCAGCAGCTCAAGGGAAACCTTCTCCTGGGACTTGAAAGCACCGGTAACCGCATGAATCAACTCGCCAAGAACGAGATCTATTTCGGCCGGCAGGTCTCCCCGGAGGAGATCGCCGAGGGGATCGACAGCGTGACCTCCGAGCAGGTCCGCCAGTTGGCATCCGAGCTGTTCGTCGAAGAGTCCACGGCCCTTACGGTCATCGGCCCGGTGAGTGAGGAAGAGGTCCGTGACCTCATGGGATAA
- the rbfA gene encoding 30S ribosome-binding factor RbfA, which translates to MSRYFDYKRADRVSELLKHEISEILFRETKDPGIGEVTITRVEVTDDLKLATVYFGVLDRTAEAEQVTEGLQRAGGHIQRLLGKRLRLRFIPKLTFQFDRNLDYSMKIAKILQVIDEEGS; encoded by the coding sequence ATGAGCCGTTATTTTGACTACAAAAGAGCCGACCGCGTGAGCGAACTGCTCAAGCACGAGATATCGGAGATCCTCTTTCGTGAGACCAAGGATCCCGGTATCGGCGAGGTGACGATCACCCGGGTCGAGGTGACCGATGACCTCAAACTTGCCACGGTCTATTTCGGGGTGCTGGACCGGACCGCCGAGGCCGAGCAGGTGACGGAAGGACTGCAGCGGGCGGGCGGTCACATTCAGCGGCTGCTTGGAAAAAGGCTCCGGCTCAGGTTCATCCCCAAGCTGACCTTCCAGTTCGACAGGAATCTGGATTACAGCATGAAGATCGCGAAAATTCTCCAGGTGATCGATGAAGAGGGCAGCTAA
- the purB gene encoding adenylosuccinate lyase, producing the protein MIPRYTRPEMAAIWEPENRFRIWLDVEIAACEAWSRLGRIPDAALECIIGKAAFDVARIDEIELEVKHDVIAFLTSVAEKVGPESRFIHMGMTSSDVLDTSFAVQLAQAADLILEGFERARQAVRRQGLAHKDTVMMGRSHGMHAEPTTFGLKMAIWYEELGRAMERVKRGREQVAVGKLSGAVGTYSNIPPEVEAHVCERLGLVPAKVASQVIQRDRHAEYMGALALAASSIEKFAVEIRHLQRTELGEVSEPFTRGQKGSSAMPHKKNPILSENLTGLARLIRGYHLSALENIPLWHERDISHSSVERVIFPDATMVIDFMLHRFAGMMEGLVVNADRMRSNMDLSGGTTFSQTLLLALVDSGMTREEGYAVVQRNAHQALDSGRAFSDLVREDEEVSSRLGSGELDAVFDPAGLLKRTGIIFERVFG; encoded by the coding sequence ATGATCCCCCGTTACACAAGACCTGAAATGGCGGCCATATGGGAACCGGAGAACCGGTTCCGAATCTGGCTCGATGTGGAGATCGCCGCGTGTGAGGCGTGGAGCCGGCTCGGCAGGATCCCCGACGCGGCCCTTGAGTGCATCATCGGGAAAGCCGCTTTCGACGTTGCCCGCATCGATGAGATCGAGCTCGAGGTCAAACACGATGTCATTGCGTTCCTTACCTCTGTAGCGGAAAAGGTGGGTCCTGAATCCCGGTTCATCCACATGGGGATGACAAGCTCCGACGTGCTGGATACCTCTTTCGCCGTTCAGCTGGCGCAGGCAGCCGATCTGATCCTGGAAGGGTTCGAAAGGGCACGCCAGGCGGTGCGCAGGCAGGGGTTGGCGCATAAAGACACGGTGATGATGGGACGCTCCCACGGCATGCACGCCGAGCCGACCACCTTCGGTCTGAAGATGGCTATCTGGTACGAGGAGTTGGGGCGTGCCATGGAGAGGGTCAAAAGGGGCAGGGAACAGGTTGCGGTGGGGAAACTGTCAGGCGCGGTGGGTACCTACTCCAATATCCCGCCTGAGGTGGAGGCGCACGTCTGCGAGAGGCTGGGGCTTGTCCCTGCCAAAGTCGCTTCGCAGGTGATCCAGCGGGACCGCCATGCCGAGTACATGGGCGCCCTGGCTCTGGCCGCTTCTTCCATTGAGAAGTTCGCCGTGGAGATCCGACACCTCCAGAGGACCGAGCTGGGAGAGGTCTCCGAGCCGTTCACCAGGGGGCAGAAAGGCTCTTCGGCCATGCCCCACAAGAAGAACCCCATCCTTTCTGAAAACCTCACGGGCCTGGCGAGGCTCATCCGGGGTTATCACCTGTCGGCCCTGGAGAACATCCCGCTGTGGCACGAGAGGGACATCAGCCACTCTTCGGTGGAAAGGGTGATCTTCCCCGACGCGACCATGGTCATCGATTTCATGCTGCACCGGTTCGCGGGAATGATGGAAGGACTGGTGGTGAACGCGGACCGTATGCGGTCCAATATGGACCTTTCCGGGGGTACCACCTTCTCACAGACGCTGCTTCTCGCCCTGGTCGATTCGGGGATGACAAGGGAGGAGGGGTACGCCGTGGTCCAGAGGAACGCCCACCAGGCCCTCGATTCGGGCCGCGCGTTTTCCGACCTGGTCAGGGAAGACGAGGAGGTTTCCTCCAGGCTCGGCAGCGGGGAACTGGACGCTGTTTTCGATCCTGCCGGGCTCCTGAAACGGACCGGGATCATCTTCGAACGGGTGTTCGGCTAG
- the rpsO gene encoding 30S ribosomal protein S15 yields the protein MPLNSESKREIIGDNRQHQTDTGSSEVQVALLSKRIEELTEHFKVHKKDHHSRVGLLKLVGRRRRLLNYLRSRDIERYREIVKKLGLRR from the coding sequence ATGCCGCTCAACAGCGAATCGAAGCGGGAGATCATCGGTGATAACCGGCAGCACCAAACTGATACCGGTTCGTCCGAGGTACAGGTTGCTCTTTTAAGCAAGCGGATCGAGGAACTTACCGAGCATTTCAAGGTCCACAAGAAGGATCACCACTCCCGGGTGGGGCTCCTCAAGCTTGTCGGCCGCCGCAGGCGTCTGCTCAACTATCTCAGGTCCCGGGATATCGAGAGGTATCGCGAGATCGTCAAGAAGCTCGGCCTGCGCAGATAA
- the pnp gene encoding polyribonucleotide nucleotidyltransferase has translation MKSQVQLEWGGRTITLETGAVARQASGSVWARYADTVVLATVVAMPEPREGVDFLPLTVNYQEKTYAAGKIPGGFFKREGRPTEKDTLASRLIDRSIRPLFPQGFSHETQVIINILSVDKENDADIVSLVASSAALMVSDVPFDRTVGAVRVGLVDGEYILNPTFTQLENSTMDLIVAGTREAVMMVEGEAKEISEDEMLGALEFAHTHIIEIIDLQNQLRSAAGKEKWNFAAAAVDESLVRTVQDACRDKIAEALRIADKKERKSQIKGIREKVMEPYAAAENGGAAAGEVADILRSLEKDLMRSMVLEENRRIDGRSPDQVRPITCEVGVLPRAHGSALFTRGETQALAVTTLGTKDDEQIMDSLEKDYRRKFMLHYNFPPFSTGEAKFLRGPARREIGHGNLAQRSLMSTLPGREDFPYTIRIVSEVLESNGSSSMATVCGGSLSLMDAGVPVKKAVAGIAMGLIYTPAKSVVLSDILGAEDHLGDMDFKVAGTRDGITAFQMDLKVAGISRELMARALNQARDGREHILGEMDKALKTHRESISPHAPRIITIHVKPDKIREIIGPGGKVIRSIVEQTGVKIEVEDNGTVLIASVDEEAAQRAIAMIQAIVEEPEIGRIYRGTVKKVLDFGAFVEIVSGTDGLVHISQLAEHRVAKVEDVVKEGDVVNVKVLDIDRDGKIRLSMKEAERELGTGGKPDPR, from the coding sequence ATGAAAAGTCAGGTTCAGCTGGAATGGGGCGGGAGAACCATCACCCTCGAGACCGGTGCCGTGGCCCGGCAGGCGAGCGGCTCAGTTTGGGCCCGATACGCCGACACCGTGGTCCTTGCGACCGTGGTGGCCATGCCCGAACCCAGGGAAGGTGTTGATTTTCTCCCCCTCACTGTCAATTATCAGGAGAAGACCTATGCCGCCGGCAAGATCCCCGGCGGCTTTTTTAAGCGTGAGGGTCGTCCCACAGAAAAGGACACCCTCGCCAGCCGTCTCATCGACCGGTCCATAAGACCCCTGTTCCCGCAAGGGTTCAGCCACGAGACCCAGGTTATCATCAACATCCTCTCGGTGGACAAGGAGAACGATGCCGACATCGTCTCCCTGGTCGCCTCTTCAGCGGCGCTCATGGTTTCCGATGTTCCCTTTGACCGGACCGTGGGCGCTGTCCGCGTGGGTCTGGTAGACGGTGAATACATCCTAAACCCGACATTCACCCAGCTTGAAAACAGCACCATGGACCTGATCGTCGCGGGGACAAGGGAGGCTGTCATGATGGTGGAGGGCGAGGCGAAGGAGATCTCCGAAGATGAGATGCTCGGCGCTCTCGAATTCGCGCATACCCACATCATCGAGATCATCGACCTCCAGAACCAGCTCCGCTCTGCCGCCGGTAAGGAGAAGTGGAATTTCGCCGCGGCTGCCGTGGACGAATCCCTCGTCCGCACGGTCCAGGACGCCTGCCGTGACAAGATAGCCGAGGCGCTCCGGATCGCCGACAAGAAGGAACGGAAATCCCAGATCAAGGGGATCCGCGAGAAGGTCATGGAGCCCTACGCAGCCGCCGAGAATGGTGGAGCCGCAGCCGGTGAGGTCGCGGATATCCTGAGGTCCCTGGAAAAGGATCTCATGCGCTCCATGGTCCTCGAGGAGAACAGGAGGATCGACGGGCGCAGCCCCGATCAGGTTCGCCCCATCACATGTGAAGTCGGAGTCCTTCCCAGAGCCCACGGGAGCGCCCTGTTCACCAGGGGTGAGACGCAGGCTCTGGCTGTTACCACCCTCGGGACGAAGGATGACGAACAGATCATGGACTCCCTCGAGAAGGATTACCGGCGCAAGTTCATGCTCCACTACAACTTCCCGCCTTTCTCAACGGGTGAAGCCAAGTTCCTGAGGGGCCCGGCACGCCGGGAGATCGGCCACGGCAACCTCGCCCAGAGGAGCCTGATGTCTACCCTGCCGGGCAGGGAGGATTTCCCGTACACCATCCGTATCGTGTCGGAGGTCCTCGAGTCCAACGGGTCCTCTTCCATGGCTACGGTGTGCGGCGGCAGCCTGTCCCTCATGGACGCGGGCGTCCCCGTAAAAAAAGCTGTAGCCGGGATCGCCATGGGGCTGATCTACACCCCGGCAAAATCGGTCGTCCTTTCCGATATCCTCGGCGCTGAAGATCACCTGGGCGACATGGATTTCAAGGTGGCCGGTACACGGGACGGTATCACCGCTTTCCAGATGGACCTCAAGGTGGCCGGTATCAGCCGTGAACTCATGGCACGCGCACTGAATCAGGCCAGGGACGGACGGGAACACATCCTGGGAGAGATGGACAAGGCACTCAAGACCCACCGCGAGTCCATTTCACCCCATGCGCCCCGCATCATCACCATTCACGTCAAACCTGACAAAATCCGCGAGATCATCGGCCCCGGGGGCAAGGTGATCCGCTCTATCGTCGAGCAGACCGGAGTCAAGATCGAGGTCGAGGACAACGGGACCGTTCTCATCGCCTCGGTGGACGAGGAAGCAGCCCAGCGGGCCATCGCCATGATCCAGGCCATCGTCGAGGAGCCCGAGATCGGCAGGATCTACAGGGGCACCGTGAAGAAAGTCCTCGACTTCGGCGCTTTCGTCGAGATCGTGTCCGGAACGGACGGACTGGTTCATATCTCCCAGCTTGCCGAACACCGCGTCGCCAAGGTCGAGGACGTGGTAAAGGAAGGGGACGTGGTCAACGTCAAGGTCCTTGACATCGACCGTGACGGCAAGATCCGTCTGAGCATGAAGGAGGCGGAAAGGGAACTGGGAACCGGCGGCAAACCGGATCCCAGGTGA
- the truB gene encoding tRNA pseudouridine(55) synthase TruB gives MKRAAKLGFRRKKTDNRISVHQGILVVDKPVGLTSHDVVQKVRKVFGTRQVGHAGTLDPIASGVLVLLVGSATRIAQYLQEDDKEYHLTLRLGMETDTQDITGQILSGADPSGVGREELEKALAAYRGQFKQVPPSFSAVKRAGQPLYRLARKGVRIEVEPREVQIRRLDLTGWDPPVASLQVVCSKGTYMRTLCHDIGRDLGVGGCMESLVRFSSGAFPLEEAVSLDQVTSDPEPARWLRAAAGGLRFPSVELADEALIQLAGGKDVPCPNGIRKGLVSITRKGRLIAVATVRSRDGEQYLGPIRVLEPNLKELLKQTDK, from the coding sequence ATGAAGAGGGCAGCTAAGCTGGGTTTCAGACGGAAAAAGACAGATAACCGGATTTCGGTGCACCAGGGGATCCTGGTGGTCGACAAACCGGTCGGACTGACCTCCCACGACGTGGTGCAGAAGGTGAGGAAGGTGTTCGGGACCCGGCAGGTGGGACACGCCGGCACTCTCGATCCCATCGCTTCGGGAGTTCTCGTGCTCCTGGTGGGATCAGCTACCCGGATCGCGCAGTACCTCCAGGAGGATGACAAGGAGTACCACCTGACCCTCCGGCTCGGGATGGAAACCGACACCCAGGACATTACGGGGCAGATCCTGTCAGGAGCGGATCCCTCCGGTGTCGGTCGTGAAGAACTGGAAAAGGCCCTGGCCGCTTACAGGGGGCAGTTCAAGCAGGTCCCGCCTTCCTTTTCGGCGGTCAAGCGCGCAGGGCAGCCCCTGTACCGGTTGGCCCGCAAAGGGGTCCGCATTGAGGTCGAGCCGCGGGAGGTTCAGATCCGCCGGCTGGATCTCACCGGCTGGGATCCGCCGGTAGCTTCCCTTCAGGTCGTATGTTCCAAGGGTACCTACATGAGGACCCTTTGCCACGACATCGGCCGGGATCTCGGTGTGGGGGGGTGCATGGAATCGCTGGTCCGGTTCAGCAGCGGCGCTTTCCCTCTGGAGGAGGCCGTTTCTCTCGATCAGGTCACCTCCGACCCGGAACCGGCCAGGTGGCTGAGGGCCGCTGCCGGAGGCCTCCGTTTTCCGTCGGTTGAGCTTGCTGACGAAGCGCTGATACAGCTGGCGGGAGGCAAGGACGTCCCGTGCCCGAACGGCATCCGGAAGGGGCTCGTTTCCATAACGAGAAAGGGCCGGCTCATAGCAGTAGCCACGGTACGCAGCAGGGACGGTGAACAGTACCTGGGACCCATCAGGGTCCTCGAGCCGAACCTCAAAGAACTTTTAAAACAAACTGATAAATGA